In Mangrovivirga cuniculi, the following proteins share a genomic window:
- a CDS encoding peroxiredoxin-like family protein — protein MITKKQVPSYSEGLEELQNNLGKMLPAEALWVFDKDANGLKARHQSILKLNIGDKAPEFYLSNAVGETVTLKSLLKQGRVVLTFYRGSWCPYCNLQLNQYQQILEEINSLGANLVAISPQTPDESLNIKEKNELQFEVLSDNVNIVARQFTTVFKNGEGPIETMKSLGIDFKSHYADNSLEIPVPAVFIIEQDGIISFATAIDGDYRNRVEPSEIINALS, from the coding sequence ATGATTACGAAAAAACAAGTTCCGTCCTATTCTGAAGGATTAGAAGAATTGCAAAACAATTTAGGAAAAATGCTCCCCGCGGAAGCATTATGGGTTTTTGATAAAGATGCCAACGGGTTAAAAGCCAGGCATCAATCAATTTTAAAATTGAACATTGGAGATAAAGCTCCCGAATTCTATTTATCAAATGCTGTAGGCGAAACCGTTACATTAAAATCACTATTAAAACAAGGACGCGTTGTGCTTACTTTCTACCGTGGATCATGGTGCCCTTATTGCAATTTACAGCTCAACCAGTACCAGCAAATTTTAGAGGAAATAAATTCACTTGGAGCAAATCTCGTTGCTATTTCACCACAAACCCCTGATGAGTCTTTAAATATAAAAGAAAAAAATGAACTGCAATTTGAGGTATTGAGTGACAATGTAAACATCGTTGCAAGGCAATTTACAACTGTTTTCAAAAATGGTGAAGGACCAATTGAAACGATGAAATCATTAGGTATTGATTTCAAAAGTCACTACGCAGACAATTCATTAGAAATACCAGTTCCGGCAGTATTTATTATAGAACAAGACGGGATTATATCTTTCGCAACAGCAATCGATGGAGATTATCGAAATCGAGTTGAACCTTCAGAAATTATTAATGCACTTTCATAA
- a CDS encoding oxidoreductase: MKRKIWLITGISSGLGKALAQSVMESGDFVVGTFRRQSQIDEFNKTKSDYGFAVRLDITDEIQIDQCIETIISKFGFIDVLVNNAGFGFIGAIEEASMREVRDVFEANFFGTLKLKKAVLPIMRKRGKGHIVQISSHGGIKAFAGFGIYNASKFALEGFSEALAQEVAPLGIKLTIVEPGPFRTNFAGKRLKQADKVINDYSTTAGAFREKLKVVDGKQEGDPVKASKAIIKLVASENPSLRLPLGKVALMTIGIKVDSIKSDLDKNREVAESVVYL, encoded by the coding sequence ATGAAAAGAAAAATATGGTTGATAACGGGAATTTCCAGCGGACTGGGTAAAGCACTTGCCCAATCCGTCATGGAATCTGGCGATTTTGTGGTAGGTACATTTAGAAGACAGTCGCAAATAGATGAATTTAATAAAACTAAGAGTGACTATGGGTTCGCAGTAAGACTTGATATTACGGATGAAATTCAAATTGATCAATGTATCGAAACCATTATATCCAAATTTGGATTTATTGATGTCTTAGTTAATAATGCGGGTTTTGGATTTATCGGAGCCATTGAGGAAGCGTCCATGAGAGAAGTCAGAGATGTTTTTGAAGCAAACTTTTTTGGGACGCTTAAATTAAAAAAAGCCGTTTTACCCATTATGAGAAAAAGAGGTAAAGGTCATATAGTTCAGATTTCCTCCCACGGTGGCATTAAAGCATTTGCTGGATTCGGCATCTACAACGCAAGTAAATTCGCCCTGGAAGGTTTTAGTGAGGCATTAGCTCAAGAGGTTGCTCCATTGGGTATTAAATTAACAATTGTGGAACCAGGTCCATTCAGGACTAATTTCGCTGGAAAAAGGCTTAAACAAGCAGATAAAGTGATAAATGATTATTCTACAACAGCAGGAGCTTTCCGGGAAAAATTAAAAGTAGTAGATGGAAAACAGGAAGGTGATCCGGTAAAGGCCTCTAAGGCCATAATTAAATTAGTTGCTTCTGAAAACCCATCACTTCGCTTACCTCTCGGTAAGGTGGCATTGATGACTATTGGCATAAAGGTAGACAGTATTAAGTCTGATCTCGACAAAAACCGAGAAGTAGCTGAAAGCGTGGTTTATTTATAA
- a CDS encoding zinc-dependent peptidase translates to MVTTFPSDRRILLIKHVTFYNSLSEGEKDRFENKILEFLNETRITGIKTSVEPLDEILIASSAIIPIFQFPDWQYTTLNEVLLYPSHFNHQFETSGEGRRILGMVGSGYMEGKMVLSKEALRHGFQNETDKKNTAIHEFIHLIDKADGVIDGVPNIIFEKQYIIPWLDLINKKIEKIYNGDSDINPYGGTNKAEFFSVICEYFFERPKLLESKHPQLYSLLERIFKHDMTSRNLDQSKVEIGRNSPCPCNSGKKFKKCCGRVHYNQVIG, encoded by the coding sequence ATCGTAACCACCTTCCCATCAGACCGGCGGATTCTCTTAATCAAGCATGTTACTTTCTATAACTCCTTATCAGAAGGAGAAAAAGATCGTTTCGAGAACAAAATCCTTGAGTTTTTAAATGAAACCCGAATTACCGGAATAAAAACATCGGTCGAGCCCTTAGACGAAATACTAATCGCTTCCAGCGCCATTATTCCCATATTTCAGTTCCCGGATTGGCAATACACAACCCTCAACGAAGTTTTATTATATCCCTCCCACTTCAATCACCAGTTTGAAACCAGTGGCGAAGGAAGAAGAATTCTCGGGATGGTAGGCAGTGGTTATATGGAAGGAAAGATGGTCCTTTCAAAAGAGGCACTGAGGCATGGTTTTCAAAATGAAACCGATAAGAAAAATACGGCAATTCATGAATTTATTCACCTGATAGATAAAGCTGATGGGGTGATAGATGGGGTGCCTAACATAATATTTGAAAAACAATATATTATCCCCTGGCTTGATCTAATCAACAAAAAAATTGAAAAAATATATAATGGCGATTCTGATATCAACCCCTATGGTGGAACCAACAAAGCCGAGTTCTTTTCAGTTATTTGTGAATATTTCTTCGAGCGACCAAAGCTATTAGAAAGCAAGCATCCACAACTATATAGTTTACTGGAAAGGATATTCAAACATGATATGACATCAAGAAACCTGGATCAAAGCAAGGTAGAGATTGGGAGGAACAGTCCCTGCCCGTGCAATAGCGGTAAGAAATTCAAAAAATGCTGTGGTCGGGTTCATTACAATCAGGTGATCGGTTAA
- a CDS encoding type II toxin-antitoxin system RelE/ParE family toxin: MVKYEVIWSKSAVKDKFGILEYWFKRNKSKTYSIRLNNLFNQTIKLISTNPESGKKSDYKNIRIKIVRHYLIFYLIKSNRIEIIRIWDSRRDFKNLKI; this comes from the coding sequence ATGGTTAAATACGAAGTAATTTGGTCCAAAAGTGCGGTTAAAGATAAGTTTGGCATTTTAGAATATTGGTTCAAAAGAAACAAATCGAAAACATACAGTATCAGATTAAACAATTTATTTAACCAGACTATCAAATTAATATCAACTAACCCTGAATCTGGAAAAAAATCAGATTATAAGAATATTCGAATAAAAATAGTTAGGCATTATTTGATTTTTTACCTGATTAAATCAAACCGAATAGAAATAATCAGAATTTGGGATTCTAGAAGAGATTTCAAAAATTTAAAAATATAG
- a CDS encoding DNA alkylation repair protein: MGAVSIMDFQAKKKSTSEERRKELYDLYLNRHNRLNNWDFVDRGAYNIIGEYLIDKPKDILYELAKLKNPWERRTAIVSTYAFIKKGRVDETFNIAEILVDDDHELINKAVGSWIREAGKKDEKKLKAFLDKYAESMPRVTLRYAIEKFDKPTKNH; encoded by the coding sequence ATGGGGGCTGTAAGCATAATGGACTTTCAAGCTAAAAAGAAATCAACTTCCGAAGAAAGAAGAAAAGAGTTATATGACCTTTACCTAAACCGCCATAATCGATTAAATAATTGGGATTTTGTAGACAGAGGGGCATACAATATTATCGGGGAATATCTTATTGATAAACCAAAAGACATACTCTATGAATTAGCAAAATTAAAAAATCCCTGGGAACGAAGGACAGCTATCGTTTCAACCTATGCTTTCATTAAGAAAGGAAGAGTAGATGAAACTTTTAATATCGCAGAAATATTGGTGGATGATGATCATGAGTTGATTAACAAGGCTGTAGGAAGTTGGATAAGAGAAGCGGGTAAAAAAGACGAAAAGAAACTAAAAGCATTTTTGGACAAATACGCTGAAAGTATGCCAAGAGTAACTCTACGATATGCGATTGAAAAGTTTGATAAGCCAACAAAAAACCACTAG
- a CDS encoding hotdog fold thioesterase — translation MEDKIREYIIRAAEEEIPIHRFLGLKVEKLELDFVRVSVPYSEEFVGDIRKSRWHGGIIGLIMDSVGGMIGIANFTSKKDKLATIDLRIDYLRGAEAYDVVVEGNLVRLGSRIMVANMQAFQKGQLVAEGKGVYNFVRA, via the coding sequence ATGGAAGATAAAATACGAGAATATATTATCAGGGCTGCAGAGGAAGAGATTCCCATTCACCGGTTTTTAGGGCTAAAAGTAGAAAAACTGGAACTCGACTTTGTTCGGGTTTCAGTACCTTATAGTGAAGAATTTGTAGGCGATATCCGTAAAAGCAGATGGCATGGTGGTATTATCGGCCTTATAATGGATTCGGTAGGAGGAATGATCGGAATTGCAAATTTTACTTCTAAAAAGGATAAACTGGCTACCATTGATCTTCGTATTGATTATCTGCGAGGTGCAGAAGCATACGATGTCGTTGTTGAAGGTAATTTAGTGCGTCTTGGATCCAGAATTATGGTAGCGAACATGCAGGCTTTCCAGAAGGGACAATTGGTAGCAGAAGGGAAAGGTGTTTATAATTTCGTTCGGGCGTGA
- a CDS encoding peroxiredoxin-like family protein — MNKPTPKHKAPELKFPLINGSPWDLKAQQPENFTLVIFYRGLHCPICKKYLEELQKLKPEFNEQGVNIVAVSMDSEKRARLSKQKWEIDQLDIGYNLDKETAKAWSLYLSKGVKDGEPEIFSEPGLFLIDSKNEIYYSALNSNPWGRPYLPTFVKSVNYIINNDYPARGEMAY, encoded by the coding sequence ATGAATAAACCCACTCCAAAGCATAAAGCACCTGAACTGAAATTTCCTTTAATAAATGGATCTCCATGGGACTTAAAGGCGCAACAACCTGAGAATTTCACATTAGTGATATTTTACAGGGGATTGCATTGCCCTATTTGTAAAAAATACCTGGAAGAACTTCAGAAATTAAAGCCAGAGTTCAACGAACAGGGTGTGAATATTGTCGCAGTAAGCATGGATTCTGAAAAACGAGCCAGGCTTTCAAAACAAAAATGGGAGATCGACCAACTTGATATTGGTTATAATCTTGACAAAGAAACGGCTAAAGCCTGGAGTCTTTACCTCAGTAAAGGAGTTAAAGATGGAGAACCAGAGATATTCAGCGAACCGGGGTTATTTCTCATAGATTCTAAAAATGAGATTTACTATTCGGCATTGAATAGTAATCCATGGGGAAGACCTTACCTGCCAACATTCGTTAAGTCGGTAAACTATATTATTAATAATGACTACCCGGCACGGGGAGAAATGGCATACTAA
- a CDS encoding NAD(P)H-dependent oxidoreductase, with amino-acid sequence MKNVLIINGHQEYSFSEGKLNKTLVQKATDFFSQGGYNVKNIHTEEDFNVEEEIEKWQWADLVFFQTPLNWMGVSWSFKKYIDHVFSMGMMGEMSDGDGRSSENPKANYGLGGKLKGKYMMSVTANAPKEAFNNPNEKFFEGISEDELLRPMHLNFKWFGLEPLPTFMAYDVMKNPEVEEDFKRFDAHLNEHFKN; translated from the coding sequence ATGAAAAACGTATTAATCATCAATGGACATCAGGAATATTCGTTTTCGGAAGGGAAATTAAATAAAACCCTGGTTCAAAAGGCGACGGATTTCTTTAGTCAGGGCGGATATAATGTAAAAAACATTCATACAGAGGAAGACTTTAATGTAGAAGAGGAAATTGAAAAATGGCAATGGGCTGATCTCGTTTTCTTTCAAACGCCTCTTAACTGGATGGGAGTAAGCTGGTCTTTCAAAAAATATATCGATCACGTTTTCTCAATGGGAATGATGGGAGAGATGTCTGACGGTGACGGTAGATCGAGTGAAAATCCCAAGGCAAATTACGGTCTTGGTGGTAAATTGAAAGGGAAATATATGATGTCTGTAACAGCTAATGCCCCAAAAGAGGCTTTTAATAATCCGAATGAGAAGTTTTTTGAGGGTATCAGTGAGGATGAGCTTTTGAGACCTATGCATTTAAACTTTAAATGGTTCGGGTTGGAACCGTTACCTACTTTTATGGCTTATGACGTGATGAAAAACCCTGAGGTTGAAGAGGACTTTAAAAGATTTGATGCGCATTTAAACGAACACTTTAAAAATTAG
- a CDS encoding winged helix-turn-helix transcriptional regulator, translating to MGRKVIENPNLCSLVHAMNILGGKWKPIIIYLLANGEMRFGKLLMHTPTISKKVLTEQLKELEEDGLIIRKRFSEIPPRVEYSLSEKGNGLLPVLKALSDWTFESYSDINFEECKIVTL from the coding sequence ATGGGAAGAAAGGTCATTGAAAATCCGAATTTATGTTCATTGGTGCATGCTATGAATATTTTAGGGGGCAAGTGGAAACCCATCATTATCTATCTTTTAGCAAATGGCGAAATGCGTTTTGGCAAACTGTTGATGCACACACCAACCATTTCAAAAAAGGTTTTAACAGAACAACTGAAGGAGTTAGAAGAAGATGGACTTATCATCCGAAAGCGTTTTTCGGAAATACCACCCAGGGTAGAGTATTCATTATCAGAAAAAGGTAATGGATTACTTCCAGTACTAAAAGCTTTAAGTGATTGGACATTTGAATCCTATAGTGATATTAATTTTGAGGAATGTAAAATAGTTACCTTGTAA
- a CDS encoding site-specific DNA-methyltransferase: MAKKLTKKQIEQYEHSKDERANIPHVGLVTPDSDPDTGEKKTYEYDPHLDPQLQWAGKAEHTSFEVPTVSLHVHERIDPKTIIETVKKDTDDGGQFSLFSEKKPLREAIDFYKHKEGWTNRLIAGDSLLVMNSLLEKEGMAGKVQMVYFDPPYGIKYGSNFQPFVNKRDVKDGKDDDLSAEPEMIKAFRDTWELGIHSYLSHLRDRLLLAKEVLHESGSIFVQISDENLHLVRIVLDEVFGTTNFVSLIAFKTTGGFASTTLSRTGDYLIWYAKDSSKTKYNQLFEDYKPEIGEVGYNWILFPDGSFRGLTSEEKKDHSLIPKDGKIYKATSIKSQGGTSTPQSFTYQGKTYEPGPNHHWKTSVEGLENLAKNNRIHVAKNSIQYRRFRDDFPFKQISNIWLDTGTGSFGEDKKYVVETSTKVIEKCLLMTTDPGELVLDITCGSGTTSVVGEEWGRRWITCDTSRVSIALAKQRLMTRNFDFFKLAHPKEGVSSGFDYHTAPHIMLKDIAKNETSVQEVLLDKPKIENSKTRITGPFTVEAVPAPYAKSFDELEQEDSGSDTSVARSGETNRQAEWRDELLRAGVRAKGGSIIEFTRVEPLAGTKFIQAEAETKEDIPKKVLVVFGPEHAPLEQRMVENAWQEARALKPDMLLFCAFQFDEEAAKDIDELTPAVAGMQLIKAQMNADMLTDDLRKKRSSNESFWLVGQPDVQIHKLDNGKIQVEVMGFDYYNPKTGNVESGGKKNIAMWMLDTDYDNRSLFPSQVFFPMAGAKDGWAKLAKNLKAEIDEEKIDAFKGTTSLPFEAGSAVAVKIIDDRGIESLRVLTV; encoded by the coding sequence ATGGCCAAGAAACTCACGAAGAAACAGATTGAACAATACGAGCACAGTAAAGACGAACGTGCCAATATTCCTCATGTTGGACTGGTAACACCTGACAGTGACCCTGACACAGGCGAAAAGAAAACTTACGAGTACGACCCCCATCTTGACCCACAACTGCAATGGGCAGGAAAAGCAGAACATACCAGTTTTGAAGTGCCTACGGTTAGTTTGCATGTACATGAACGCATTGACCCGAAAACCATCATTGAAACCGTAAAAAAGGACACAGATGATGGTGGACAATTCAGTCTTTTCTCTGAAAAGAAACCGCTGCGTGAAGCCATAGACTTTTACAAGCACAAAGAAGGTTGGACAAACCGACTGATTGCAGGCGACAGCCTTTTGGTTATGAACTCCTTGTTGGAAAAAGAAGGGATGGCAGGCAAGGTGCAGATGGTATATTTTGACCCGCCTTATGGGATTAAATATGGTAGCAATTTTCAGCCCTTTGTAAACAAACGTGATGTAAAAGACGGAAAAGATGATGATTTGAGTGCTGAGCCTGAAATGATAAAGGCTTTTCGAGATACTTGGGAATTGGGCATTCATTCTTATCTAAGCCACTTGAGAGATAGGCTTCTTTTAGCAAAAGAAGTATTGCATGAAAGCGGCTCTATTTTCGTACAAATTAGTGATGAGAATTTGCACCTGGTTAGAATTGTACTCGATGAAGTATTTGGCACTACAAATTTCGTCAGTCTGATTGCATTTAAAACAACAGGAGGATTTGCCTCGACCACACTCTCAAGAACGGGTGACTATTTAATATGGTATGCCAAAGACTCTTCGAAAACCAAATACAATCAATTATTTGAAGATTATAAACCTGAGATAGGTGAAGTAGGCTATAATTGGATTCTATTTCCAGATGGTTCATTTAGAGGTCTAACTTCTGAAGAGAAGAAAGATCATTCTTTAATACCTAAAGATGGTAAAATTTACAAAGCTACCAGTATCAAGTCTCAGGGCGGAACCAGTACACCCCAGTCCTTTACATATCAGGGCAAAACGTACGAACCTGGACCTAATCATCATTGGAAAACCTCCGTTGAAGGATTGGAAAATTTAGCAAAGAATAATCGAATACATGTTGCAAAAAATAGTATTCAATACCGCAGATTTAGAGACGATTTCCCATTTAAACAAATTTCAAATATTTGGCTTGATACTGGAACAGGTTCCTTCGGTGAAGACAAGAAATATGTAGTTGAAACTTCTACCAAAGTCATTGAAAAGTGTTTATTAATGACTACAGATCCTGGTGAATTAGTTTTAGATATTACTTGTGGTTCAGGAACAACATCAGTAGTTGGAGAGGAATGGGGTCGTAGGTGGATTACTTGTGATACATCAAGAGTTTCCATTGCTCTTGCCAAACAAAGACTGATGACTAGAAATTTTGATTTTTTCAAATTAGCTCATCCCAAAGAGGGGGTTTCAAGTGGTTTTGACTACCATACCGCTCCTCATATCATGCTAAAAGATATTGCAAAGAATGAAACATCTGTGCAGGAAGTTCTCTTGGATAAACCCAAAATTGAAAATAGTAAAACAAGAATTACAGGTCCTTTCACAGTAGAAGCTGTTCCCGCACCTTATGCCAAAAGCTTTGACGAATTGGAACAAGAAGATTCAGGTTCAGATACTTCTGTTGCTCGTAGCGGTGAAACCAACAGACAAGCGGAATGGCGAGATGAATTGTTGCGTGCAGGTGTAAGAGCGAAAGGTGGTAGCATCATAGAATTTACTCGAGTGGAACCATTAGCTGGCACAAAATTCATTCAAGCTGAAGCTGAAACGAAAGAAGATATACCTAAAAAAGTATTGGTTGTTTTCGGGCCTGAACACGCTCCGTTAGAGCAACGCATGGTAGAAAATGCTTGGCAAGAAGCCAGAGCCTTAAAACCTGATATGTTACTGTTCTGTGCTTTCCAGTTTGACGAAGAAGCCGCCAAAGACATTGACGAACTCACACCAGCCGTTGCGGGCATGCAACTTATCAAAGCCCAAATGAATGCGGATATGTTAACAGACGACCTTCGCAAAAAACGTAGTAGTAACGAAAGTTTCTGGTTGGTCGGTCAGCCTGACGTACAAATCCACAAATTGGATAACGGTAAAATTCAAGTGGAAGTAATGGGCTTTGATTACTACAATCCAAAAACTGGAAATGTAGAAAGCGGTGGTAAAAAGAACATTGCCATGTGGATGTTGGATACCGATTATGACAATCGTTCCCTCTTCCCTTCCCAGGTATTTTTTCCAATGGCAGGAGCAAAAGACGGTTGGGCAAAATTGGCTAAGAACCTCAAAGCAGAAATTGACGAAGAAAAAATTGATGCATTTAAAGGCACGACATCACTTCCTTTTGAAGCAGGTTCAGCAGTAGCAGTCAAGATTATTGACGACAGAGGTATTGAAAGTTTAAGAGTTTTAACGGTATAG
- a CDS encoding BPTD_3080 family restriction endonuclease — translation MAGNIDKLIINSPHQEPQQHWFYDRENRNFFIKEGRRPAGYVMATPNSKAFDDPGIFVEIDIVNKIRPRVQAWRESGYPGVTGITKRLLEHWQAPEERKDRRFFFCQLEAIETLIWLTEAPAADKVGIDIQGDGGAFERWCSKMATGSGKTIIMSMIIAWNFLNKVTNPTDARFSKYALCVAPGLTVKSRLQVLQPTHEENYYEEFNIVPAALMDKLRQGKVIIHNWHALAWDSQDKIDAKVEKGYLRSVDKRQRMQISGEAYVRNVLGEMSNARNIIVLNDEAHHAWRMNPEAVGKYKRTGSSKDSAEEATIWVGGLDKIHEQRGILKCFDLSATPFTPSGKKAAEDALFTWIVSDFGLNDAIESGLVKTPRVVVRDDSERTKELKSRLYHIYADDEVKDDINRKADETEPLPDLLINAYTLLGLDWKETKKEWDDVGHKVPPVMITVANRTETSARIKYAFDHNQISIPELCAPDKTLQIDSKVLEKAESETEAVELNIESDEDGDETPKWTKAQQAELLRLTVDTVGKEGEPGEQVQNVISVGMLSEGWDAKTVTHIMGLRAFSSQLLCEQVVGRGLRRVSYDVGDDGLFEPEYVNIFGVPFTFLPHEGGEGTPPPPPKPKTKIEPRKEKAEHEITFPNIVRIDHVYRPQLKLDWDKVNTLEIDPYESITEAELAAIISGKANPKVKSAIGLEQIAEDTRVQSIVFRIASTIYNSEKRPNWKGSKEIFLAQVVRIVEQFIDSDKIQIKNDLFHQDDSKRKILIILNMNKIVQHIWSAIRSDNTEKLTPIFDKEKPIRSTEDVRTWYTSKPCEWTEKSHISHCVYDSGWEASEAYFFDKSDLVESFVKNDHLGFTILYNHKGIIRKFYPDFILRLVNGDYMALETKGVDSQQNKTKREYLNEWINAVNNHGGFGKWHWDVSFHPSDIEGLVKKCMDKELA, via the coding sequence ATGGCAGGAAATATCGATAAACTTATCATCAACAGTCCTCATCAAGAACCACAGCAACATTGGTTTTACGATAGAGAAAATAGAAATTTCTTCATCAAAGAAGGAAGACGCCCTGCGGGCTATGTTATGGCCACGCCAAACTCTAAAGCCTTTGACGATCCCGGCATTTTTGTAGAAATAGACATTGTCAATAAAATACGACCAAGAGTACAAGCTTGGCGAGAATCAGGTTATCCAGGTGTAACGGGCATAACAAAACGTCTTTTGGAACATTGGCAAGCCCCTGAAGAGCGTAAAGACCGCAGATTTTTCTTTTGTCAGTTAGAAGCCATAGAAACTTTGATTTGGTTGACAGAAGCACCTGCAGCGGACAAAGTTGGAATTGACATTCAAGGAGATGGCGGAGCTTTTGAACGTTGGTGCAGTAAAATGGCAACAGGTTCAGGAAAGACCATCATCATGTCCATGATAATCGCATGGAATTTCTTGAATAAAGTAACCAACCCAACGGATGCACGATTTAGCAAATATGCATTGTGTGTCGCTCCTGGTCTTACCGTAAAGAGCCGACTTCAAGTTTTACAACCTACCCACGAAGAAAACTATTATGAAGAGTTCAATATTGTACCAGCTGCCTTGATGGATAAACTCCGTCAAGGAAAAGTGATCATTCACAACTGGCACGCTTTGGCATGGGATTCACAAGATAAAATTGATGCTAAAGTCGAAAAAGGGTATTTGCGTTCTGTTGATAAACGTCAACGTATGCAAATAAGCGGTGAAGCGTATGTTCGGAATGTGCTAGGCGAAATGAGCAATGCACGTAACATCATTGTACTAAATGATGAAGCTCACCATGCTTGGCGCATGAATCCAGAAGCTGTTGGAAAATATAAACGGACCGGTTCAAGCAAAGACAGTGCAGAAGAAGCAACTATTTGGGTTGGAGGTCTAGATAAAATCCATGAACAAAGAGGAATACTCAAATGCTTTGATTTATCAGCAACACCTTTTACACCTTCAGGGAAGAAAGCCGCAGAAGATGCTTTGTTTACTTGGATAGTTTCAGACTTTGGATTGAATGATGCCATTGAATCAGGTTTGGTAAAAACACCACGAGTTGTGGTTCGTGATGATAGTGAACGCACTAAAGAGTTAAAATCAAGATTGTATCACATCTATGCAGATGATGAAGTAAAAGACGACATCAATCGTAAAGCAGACGAAACTGAGCCATTACCCGACCTATTAATAAATGCATATACTTTACTCGGGCTTGATTGGAAAGAGACTAAGAAAGAATGGGATGATGTTGGCCACAAAGTGCCTCCTGTAATGATTACAGTTGCCAACCGAACAGAAACTTCTGCTCGAATCAAATATGCTTTTGACCACAACCAGATTTCAATACCTGAATTGTGCGCACCCGACAAAACCTTGCAGATAGATAGCAAAGTTTTGGAAAAAGCAGAATCAGAGACTGAAGCAGTTGAACTGAATATTGAATCTGATGAGGATGGTGATGAAACACCAAAATGGACCAAAGCACAACAAGCAGAATTACTACGATTAACGGTTGATACAGTTGGGAAAGAAGGAGAACCAGGCGAACAGGTTCAAAATGTGATTTCAGTTGGAATGCTTTCAGAAGGTTGGGATGCTAAAACGGTTACCCACATTATGGGATTACGAGCATTTTCTAGTCAGTTACTTTGTGAGCAGGTAGTTGGTAGAGGATTAAGGCGTGTAAGTTATGATGTAGGAGATGATGGTTTATTTGAACCTGAATATGTGAACATTTTTGGTGTTCCATTTACTTTCCTACCGCACGAAGGAGGCGAAGGTACTCCGCCACCACCACCAAAGCCAAAAACTAAAATTGAACCAAGAAAGGAAAAGGCAGAACATGAAATCACATTCCCAAATATTGTAAGAATAGACCATGTTTATCGCCCACAACTCAAATTGGATTGGGACAAAGTCAATACGTTAGAAATTGACCCGTACGAATCAATCACAGAAGCAGAATTGGCAGCTATTATTTCAGGGAAAGCAAATCCAAAAGTAAAATCTGCAATTGGTTTAGAGCAGATTGCGGAAGATACTAGGGTTCAGTCTATTGTTTTTAGAATAGCATCTACTATTTACAACTCTGAGAAACGACCTAATTGGAAAGGGAGCAAAGAGATTTTCCTTGCTCAGGTTGTCCGCATTGTGGAACAATTCATTGATTCGGACAAAATTCAGATCAAGAACGACCTGTTCCACCAAGATGATTCAAAAAGAAAGATTCTGATCATTCTGAACATGAATAAAATCGTTCAGCACATTTGGTCAGCAATTCGTTCTGATAATACCGAAAAACTCACTCCAATATTTGATAAGGAAAAACCAATTCGTTCGACAGAAGATGTTAGAACTTGGTACACGAGCAAACCTTGCGAATGGACGGAGAAATCGCATATCAGTCATTGCGTTTATGATAGCGGTTGGGAAGCAAGTGAAGCCTACTTCTTTGACAAATCAGATTTAGTAGAATCGTTTGTTAAGAATGACCATTTAGGATTTACCATACTTTACAATCACAAGGGAATAATCAGAAAATTCTATCCCGACTTTATTTTACGCTTGGTGAATGGTGATTACATGGCTTTAGAAACCAAAGGTGTTGACAGTCAGCAAAACAAAACAAAACGGGAATATTTGAACGAATGGATAAATGCGGTGAACAATCACGGTGGATTTGGGAAATGGCATTGGGATGTGTCGTTTCACCCAAGCGACATAGAAGGATTGGTCAAGAAATGTATGGATAAGGAATTAGCCTAA